DNA sequence from the Melitaea cinxia chromosome 25, ilMelCinx1.1, whole genome shotgun sequence genome:
aaaggattttgtttggtctacttacgttattctATCTGCTATAGTTGCCGcaataatttttgattgattgattggtttcatGGTTTTCAGTTGTGCTGTAGTTATATCTTTTTGCAAGTAAGACTTGTGTAAATTAGGAAAAATAATCTACTTTAAACACAATAGTGAAAACCTTGTCACCgtgattattaatttgattaacagaggtcgggcacagcaggaaatttcctgctcgaaatatggagcagcccgacaggggaagtacctcgaccttgcagtaagaagatcacaggtaaataatactgttttcaagcagagtcgtgttcttgtggtgagcaaggagaccagagctcctggggggaataggggatggggtcggcaacgcgtttgcaatacttctggtgtCGTCtgaaacgtctataagctacggtaatcgctttccaccaagtgagccgtacgcttgtttaccgacctagttacataaaataaaataaaatacaagataCTGTTACGAAAATTAACAACCGCAGTACAAAATTTCGTCTTAAACAAAGTTACGCAGATCAAGAACAGTCAATATCGAATGTCtggtttctacttgttactagatggcactcatcgttggttgcttattgtgaatcgcgataacgagatttttatttttatatgtaaagttacttacgatcacttcgaaaattgaaaatcttggaGAGCCGCATAACGCATCGTTATTCTGTTCTCCAAATTTTCgcgaataattaaattataaatttcaaaataaatattcaacgtcgtcacGGACGACACTTACAGACGGTTACCAATACTGAATCGCTGTGACAAGATTAATAATTGAGACGAACAGACAGCGGAGTTTTATTAGTGTCGTTTCTTTAAAATCTTTGGGAAACGAAACTGcaaaaatagtattttgaattttagcagttatttacttatgtcagtatccattatttacaatatttaccgTAGGTATACATTTGACAACTCGACAGTTAGTCTATATGTAAGGACCTCGTAACCTTGTCAAAACAATTGATATTTAAGCATGTTAAAGCtcagttcaataattgtgtttgctcgctaacgagaaataaagcgacttcaattacattgactagTAATGTaacccagtaatacaacgtgggtagacgaaaaaatagtcaagaaagtaCGCgctattaaagattactcaaaaagtactcatccgattgaaaaaaaatcaccaCGTTCCAGATTTCCGTGAGCTCATAGCTGTGAAGGAACTTTGTTACTAAACATCGTCGTCCGTCTGTAACAAGactgacataaataataattgaaattggTTTTCCTTGTAAGAAGtgtgtgtatttctttatttttatccgACTTCGAAAATATGAGAAGATTCTCAATTagattgtatttataataattgtgtttgctcgcaaacgaaaaaaaaaccgacttcaattacatcgccgagtaatacaacgtagatcgacgaaaaaatactcaagtaactgcgcgttatcaaagattactcaaaaagtagttatcagatctcaatgaaatttatatgtgaccacatgacaaacatcagcttacgattaaattaaaaattattaaaatcggtacacccagtaaaaagttattgcggattttcaagagtttccctcgatttcgctAGGattccatcgtcagatcctggtttccttatcatggtactaaactagggatatctcctttccaacaaaaactaggatctgatgatgggattgctatacatgctctgcaacgtcgaatatacagtgtttgtaatcatgtcaaagaataataataaacgatgacagtatgacttgtttttaaccgacttccaaaaaaggaggaggttctcaattcgactgtatttttttttaatgtatgttacatcagaacttttgaccgtgtggaccgatttcgagaatttttttttaatcgaaaggtggtgtgtgtcaattgggcccatttaaatttatttgagatctaacgactacttttcgagctatatctaataatgcgtttttacttgacgcttttttcgtcgacctacggtgtattataccgcataactttctactggatttaccgattttgataattatttttttcttggaaaggggatatccctagtttggtaccatgataagaaaactaggatctgatgatgggatctcagataaatcgagggaaactctcaaaaatccgcaataactttttactggatgtaccgattttgataatttttaatttaatcgaaagctaatgtttatcatgtggtcacatataaattttattgaaatctgataactactttttgagtaatctttacataacgcatagttacttgactattttttcgtcgatctacgttgtattactcgtcgatgtaattgaagtgggttttttttttcgtttgtgagcaaacacaattattttttaatgccttgttctaatttacaagttaggccaagatcactctgtaacagtagtaatgtttttatttttattttaagtctttttcaattaaaattgcaataattttttttattaatgggatggcaaatcgttttaaaatctgtgtttagtaggaatattttaaaatgaataggcactgacagtgtagttactttttttacaaaaatcataagtattaacgcaactaaattttaaaatgtattttaatgaaaatcttcctttcttcaattaaaattggatatctttctgttaaacaaagggatctgctattgtgataccattttgaaattggtatttagtaggcatatttttaaatgaatgggcactgacagcttagtacattttttttacaaaaatcgctcttgaattagcatgatatgttaaaaatttgggtttaaagtagagtaaaaccaatttttttcttcaaaagccttaaatttacattaaaaacgtgttatttaacgatagctctagtgttcaACAGTAATTaacagtaatcaaaatgaaaaaataatggtatttgttaaaactacaaccaaatttgtaacaaggggtacaaatatcgtaaaaaaattaaaaataaaaatatttccggaacctttgggtaaaaatgaataaaattgtaatatgttatagtaaattacctggtttatcgaatccttaacggtggaccactatttacgccacaccctgtataatgaatgtaataaatgtaagttATAACGGTTTTACATATAAGACATGTGTTTAGATatctgttttattaattaaaagatatgtttatatactttaggtatagttatttttttttgtcagttgTTAGACATATAAAatccttttaaatattaatataactaattacagatttctaatatataatgaatttaataaatgtaagttaTAACGGTTTTACATATAAGACAAGcgtttacttatttgttttattaattaaaagatatGTTATATACTTTAggtatagttatttttttttgtcaattgttAGTAAGACATATAAAatccttttaaatattaatataaaaataaatattaattgtaataatttaaataaaaaaaagaatgattttTATCTCAACACAACTTGTTAATAGTTTAGATTGGTAACACTGGGTgtgaaaaaaaaagcaaataattGGCGGTAAAACACGGCTAGTTTGTAATCTTACTGAAATCCTACTCCTTTTTGTTACTAAAAGTTATGACTCAGTTcttgaattaattatatatttagattcattacataatttatccACGAAATTAACTCACtgataatattgtaagtattaattttctcaaagaattaaataaacaatatttatgatAGAAATTTCTTACTTTACTAATGATGAATAATTTTCGTTTCATAGCCTAAAAGATTATGGAAAGATGATtagttaagttttaatattcCTATTTATGCCATAAtacatctaataatatttttttagtggtAAAAAATCTgtgaaagttaatttaaaatggaTCGCTTCAATTTAAGAAAGAGGAAACGAATAAGCTATTATGAGCCGAGAGAACCCAAGTTAGATGAATACATATGTAAGTAAatgataattttgtaatttttattatgaataatcattacatagtataaaacaaagtcccttctcgctgtctgtatgcttagatctttaaaactactcagctaattttgatgcggttttttcaGTGATTTCAGaggtttatatgcataatacATGCACAtaatagtagagaaacactgatagtttttgtaaccgtgcaaagccggggcgaaTCGCTAGTGtttaataacacaaaatatttgaggataaaatttataattatttatacaaatacaggCATATATCATTTCTTATtcaattcttttataaaaagatttaaagAAAGTAATGCTTtactttcaaaataatattatctaacAACTATGTCTCGGTAatgttacattaattataagaCTACATATTtacttgtaaaataattttattatcaatgtTTGTACAAACTCCtgtagataaataattaaaatatatttaaaaaaatgaaattctgTTTTTATTACAGTTTGTTCGGACTGTAAAGACTATGTGTATGAGTACTGCGCCATACATGGTCCTTTGCTTGTTATACCTGACGACAAGGTAAGTGAATCATTTGCACAAAACATGCAACAGTAACAGAAGCATTAGAAAGAAGATTGTAGTGTACTCtcaacatatatgtataaactttGTTTTATCTATGTGTCAAACCTcaaattgtacatttttatgaagaaaaaaaatttcaatacaagtcaaaaaatatataatttacattttcttaTTATGCGAAAATGCTCTATAATTATAAAGGTTGTggagtataataataaacttttactaTGCTGAATAAGAACATAATGCTGTTTAactgtacataataacaattgTCCGATTGATCTCAAGATGCTCCGATGCTGGTCTCTGTAGTTCTGTGTTGATCTGGTTCAACTGGCAGCTAAAATAATGCCAACTCAACTTTCTAAACACTTCAATGTCCTATTGTGCTCTAATAGAGTTTTCAATACATTCTTGGAACAGAATtggttctatttttaaaatgttctatttttaaatatttgttttatttaataaaaataaaaggcaACTGGCCAGTGTATTAAATTAGTATGATCGTATCTATAcagactttttgtaaaatacaTATCTATAGCAATAATAACATCTCACAAAACTCACAGTTGaacaaaatagataaaataaatggcAATATGAATGTTACCATTAAAGTATATGTTAAGTGTTATCTCCTTTACatctaaactttaaaaatattgtttacttaCCTTCTGTATCTGAACGAACAAAACCTTGAAAGTAtttgaagttatttaaaatttttactttttaaatattttacagaaagGTGATTGAAAAGgtaatttacttatttcataCAACTATGTTAAGTGAATGCATATAAATGTgctctttgttttattaacataacaaaaaaatatattccaagTCACATATAAttgtagttatattttattaatgtattcagcccgtaacatccccttgccgggcataggcctctttctccatgtaggagaaggatttaatccaccacgctgctccactgtggttTGCCAGATATATTCTTTTTATCCGgatgagtaacaattgctatcaggtgttcatgataacaactgggaccgactgCTAAACATGCTGTCCGAGGCATGgaggggagactcacaaggacagacatccaaactggaaataaatatttttacaaatacaaatatccttcTCGAGCGGGAATGGACACCGCAAACCGTCAGGGTTTTTGGCGACTACTCGCAGCATTACACCAGGACGGttgtttatatgtaaatttatatataacaaaaatgtatttgttggGGGGCCAAAAATTTGACATAGTGTGACCAAGTGGGAGGGAGTggtttaaaattatgaaattttggaTGACGTATTTTGGGACGGGTCCTAAGGTTAATTCAATCAGAAATACTGTAGACCAGACCATTCAGACATCAATGGGCAAATCTGGGCGTATTCCTTGATTGCGGTGGCGTCCCCCTCCCCCTCCCTTGACCCCTCAATCCCTCTCCTCCAATGTAACGTATTTCTTATGTCGAATGCAAGGTGCCGGCGCAGTCCCCATACCCCTCTTGTGTCCCCCGCTCCGCGCTCTCCATACCCCGCGTATTCCTTCACCTCGCATGGTCCTCCATCCCAGGTAACCGGAACAGTGAACTGTAACCTGATCTATCCTATACTATTATATTTCTAGTGttgttatttacatttatttcaatcgttattactttttaaccgacttcaaaaaaggaggttctcaattcgactgtatttttgtatgtatgttacctcagaactttttgaAGTAGTACTTCTTTAAACACGCtaaacttggggagtaagctggtgaatgcgtgacgagagcgttacgtaaAGTGTGATCGGGAAAGACGAACGGAGGTTCAGGAGGGGGGTGGAAGTTAGATGGAGctgaaaaagttttactttagtcgtgcagtctaaagcacactcgttatttcgtctatttacgttgtattacttttcgacgtaattgaagtctacaaacgaattgagaaccttcttcatttcaaaatcggttaaaaactagATAAACGATTctatagtattatatttatatttattgaagtaaaacttggggagtaagctggtgaatgcgtgacgagaacgttaccaAAAGAGTGATgcgtgaggcgaacggagcaagagagagagagatccgagcacaaattttctttttctctttctctcatagccagttacgtttcgtatatctaagacacagtgcaggcatTGTGcacaagttttacttcattcgtgTGGTCGAAAGCAcactagtttttatttttattttaattgtcaatactttttatttagtttttttttttttaaagattaattgcGGAGCTTATTCTCGGCAAATTCGGCGGTagctttatattaaattttattggtaaAATGACAAATGTGCTTTTGAATCCTACAcgaatacatttttgaatatacctgtatattacttatattatacctgtatgtccggtaattaatggataaccccGCAGGTGCTTGTGGAGAGCCTCTATTAGTGTAAGTGGCAAAAAATTTgaacgtttattaaaaaaactacgtatttgaaattgttgtttaaattattaatgacacccataaaatacacttttactgattttcgaaattaaattcttattttattatttgttttggttttattttttatttttaataataataatactttatttcagaccaaagtataagtccatattgggttagtacaacaagacaagacaacattcagaataaaaaacaaaacaaaattatattaaaaaaatcaataagtaaaaataaaattaaatagaataaaagtaaaatcaataatcaaaaaaaaaatccaaaaattcaaaaatttttaaaaatttaaaaaaaaaattacaaatagtgTTAGTAGACAAAACAGAAAattcagaaaataaaaataattaacaataagaAAAATAGGGCTAGAGAAACACAGGTAGCAATAACTCGGTAATTTGGCAATAAAGAAATTGAGTAAAATTCTAAGTTAAGAAACTTCATGAAGTAGgcatgttttttaaactatgggCCACCTAGGTCCCcctacgttttttttataccacaggtgctcaaactttatcataaaaaattcgaatacactatatttcatttttaagtatttaaaataaagaagcAGTTGTggctagaaatattttgtaatgcgcGTTAGCAAGGCCAATTATCCACGGTTATTTTCAGACAAAATAAAttcgttattattgaatttgcagCCGTAGTGCCTAAAAGTTTGAACAAAGGTATCGAATTTcgtacttaaattattttttaaataaaccctAGACCGTTgcaaatagatttattttttattttttgtctggGTTGGCCCTGTGCCCCTCCACAAGCACCTGTggggttatccattaattaccggacatcctgtatatatatatatatgtgtaacaAATCTTCGGTCGGCCAGGGGCGGGTATCGGTGTGTTCAGTTCGCTGACCCTGCCGCGCGGCGTGCGCTTCGGGCCGTACCGCGGCGCCGACACGCGCGCCCCGCGCCCCGCCTACTGCTGGCAGGTAGAGGGGGGGAGCTTGCTGCTTGGGAGGTGGGGTAGAGTATAGGGCGTATATATtgggcgactaagggataacacagttccactaccaccttgggacttaaaaagccgactgatggtgggataaccatccaactgctggcttcgaaatacacaggccgaggacgggcagcagcgtcgtgcgacaaagccagtactgcggtcaccaacccgcctactcagcgtggtgactatgggcaacacacatgagttcacgttatttttggcgcgaacttgtggaggcttatgtccagcagtggactgcgataggctgaaatgatgatgatgaattgacACGCACGCGATTGACTCATATGGCGGAACGGTGAAACTACAGGGCTTCTACCCGGACCAAGACGCTGTAccgataataataatgttttaatttttatatatgacaGTAATCGTACTTAAGTTGCGTGTCGGAGCTGATACACACACTTCTTTCATCTTTACTTTTCATATCACCAAGGTAGGAACCGATAGTACGGTccgcctggtggtaagcgaATATCGtagcaacactagaagcatcgcaagcgcgttgccgaccgtaACCCTAACCTTCTCCAGGAGATTCGATTatatcttactcaccacaggaacacaacattgcttgtgAGCTGCGTAATGACACTGCTaatatagctgtgatcttcgggCAGCCCCAGATTTTGAGCCGGATAGATCCTGCTAACCCTAtctcattataattttattgtaattttgttagTTATTGCCTTATTTGCTTAGTCACGTTATTCAATTCTGAGGCGGTACGACGTTCGCCAGGGCAGCTAGAAATGGCAATAAATGTcaataaatctaaaattacaAAGCGAAaaagtgtgtttgtttgttggaACGCGTTTTTCTTCTCCTTAAATTAAACCGCGACTAGTAGGAATATATATCGACAGATACACGACGGTAACAACAAGCGCTCGCACTATGTGGACGCGACGGACGCGAACAACTCCAACTGGATGCGATACGTGAACTGCTCGAGACACAGCTCCGAGCAGAACCTCGTCGCCTACCAGTACAGAGGGATGATATACTACCGGTGACTGCTCTTGGGAATATTGATTACGATCACGGTTCAGCCTGTGAGATCCCGatactgggcgtaggcctcttcctccatgtaggacaagagtctgagcttaatccaccatgctgctccactgcggttgGTGGGATATACCTATTCCCTAAtgatgagtaacaatcgctatcagtagcaatcgggaccgacagcttgacGTGCTGGGAAACCACAAGGGCAGAGATCCtaactggaaataaatatttatacacatacccatcccgagcgggaatcgaacgcgTGAACCGCCGGTGTTTGTGCGCGTATGTGGGACAGCACTACACAAGTGGTTGTCTAAAATTATTAATCGtttgaatacaaaaataaactaaataagtgtttttgctagcaaacgaaaaccgacttcaattacatcgacaagtaatacaacgtaagtagaagaaaaaaattaacaaacgtcaATACGATTTTtaaaggtttccctcgatttcccttGTATGCTATCAttggtcctggtttccttatataGTAcgacacttgggatatctcctttccaacttttgttaagaattatcaaaatcggttcataaacgacgaacttATACGagaacacaatatatatatatactttgaaATTGAGAAACCtcattttttgaaatcggttaaaaccAAATTCAATTTACATTGCCTAGTAATAAAACGAGACGTCAAATACGCAGTAGTACTAATcatcatataatatttatttaattttatttgttccatatttataatactaataatttttgttatttattattacagaacGATAGAGATAATACCAAAATTCACAGAGCTGTTGGTATTCTATGGCGGCGAATTTGCTCATAGACTCAACAttgatatcaaaaaatataatacaccaATGGGATATGCTCGAACACtaggtaattatataattttatttataacttataacgcttcagcctgtaataccccaatgctgggcataggcctctttccccatgtagaagaaggatcagagcttaacccatgttgctccaatgcgggttggcgactatatccctactatgagtgacgacgCTATCAGGtggacatgataacaaccgggaccgacagattaacgtgctctgcgaggcacggtggggagaccaacaagtACTACCAACCagatcggaaataaatatttatataaacacaaatgtccactccgagcgggaatcgaaactgCGACCGTCGGTgcttaggcgccgccgacacggcacgcACCATTACTATAGCggtatctaatactattaaacgagcaattcttgtttaaatataatctgACTCTCGGAAAcagctccaacgatttccatgtaatttagtatgcagggaatttcgggggagataaatcaatatagctaggattccttttttagaaaatgtcgttttatccctgtctttaggcaatgaaaaaatggctacaatgtcGTTacgaatacgaaggtaaatttcgcacttgtcaGTAAAGTTGTAACAGCTGGGGTGGGagatcggccggtcgcgatccaCCGAAAAGACCGAGGTTGAAGTCCTcaaatttccagatcgattattatttttcttttttttctaattgcactcgttattttttattgactagccagttattattttttattattatgtcggtataatcgaaaaatattattcgtattttatcaatatgtaattcgtatttaaatatgatttccaaaacacACAATTTACCAAAAATATCGAGCTAAGCTTGGTCACCAAGGTACTGTAACTTATAAGACGAACATTATCATTGTGTACACTAACAAAACGTTTCAGGTGCCTTTAATCCTCTGAAACTGCCAAACAAAGAAAAAGCGAATGAAGTAGTCAGCAACGAAAAGGCTCCCGAACAACCAAATCCAATACTAGAAAATAGGCCAAAGGAAAGTAatgaacttattttaaaaacaagtgcaattaataaattcaataaagactcaaatagtataaataaaatacctaaaaatAGTAAGAAGATAAAAAAGTATGAGCTTCCGAAAAAAATACAGAAAGATTCCATTTTAACTAATTCTAACAATAGTCTTACAGAACCACATGTGACAAAGAATCCAAAAATACATAACCGAAATGAAAAATCAACACTAAATGAAACTAAACCAGCGAATCATATAAACTTAGCACTTacaaaaacttcaaaaatacaaataaatgacaAGCCAAATGACAAACAACACGACAGCGATTTTTTTGTTccgaataataaatacatttgtaatatatgtaattatgaaaCTGTAAGAAAAAAATGCTTAATTGTTCATTTAAGGTTGCACGATACTAAAGAAAAGAAACATTGTTGTGGTCAATGTCAGTATATGACTAATGTGAAAAACAGTTTTAACATGCATCTTAAAAAACACACAGGTGAAAAATCACACGAATGTCATATTTGTCAAAGAAAATTTAGTCATATGGTTTCTTTAAAgatacacatacaaacacacacaggTGAAAAACCATACAAATGTCATATTTGTCAAAGAAAATTTAGTCGAATCGCAGATTTAAATAGACACAGAAGAACACACACAGGTGAAAAACCATACGAATGTCATATTTGTCAAAGAAAATTTAGTGATATCACTAATTTAAAGCCACACATAAGAACACACACAGGTGAAAAGCCATACGAATGTCATATTTGTCAAagaaaatttagtcaaatggTTTCTTTAAAGATACACACAAGAACACACACAGGTGAAAAACCATACGAATGTCATATTTGTCAAAGAAAATTTAGTCATATGGTTTCTTTAAAGACACACACAAGAACACACACAGGTGAAAAACCATACGAATGTCATATTTGTCAAAGAAAGTTTAGTGATATCACTTATTTAAAGATACACACAAGAACACACACAGGTGAAAAACCATACGAATGTCATATTTGTCAAagaaaatttagtcaaatggTTTCTTTAAAGACACACACAAGAACACACACAGGTGAAAAACCATACGAATGTCATATTTGTCAAagaaaatttagtcaaatggTTTCTTTAAAGACACACACAAGAACACACACAGGTGAAAAACCATACGAATGTCTCATTTGCCCAAAgaaatttacacaaaaacatGGTTTAAAGTATCATTTAAGAACTCatcatacttaaataaaatatatatattactttttataagaGTTTACTCTTTCAGAAGCAATATAAGGAACTGAAATGAGAGAGTGACGCTTTTCATCCCTTTTAGCTTGTATGTAAGGTTTGTTAAGCTTTGGTCTGGTGATCATGACGCACAACGCTGCGGTATGCGCCGCAACGCAGCGTCACGACGCAGCATTTAGCGTCGCTGCGGAGAGGTGGTCAGTTGATTTTGCCGCAGCTACCAAGGTAGACGTGAACATGAACAATTTTTCTGTAATTTGTGCTTTGCTTGAAgaggaggaagaagaagaattttTACTGCTTCTGAATAGACAAAGAAAATCTCCGAGGAACATGTTTTTACAACGGAGGAGTGAAGGTTATTACGAAACCTTAATAAAAAGGCATTTAATTAAACGTGTtaataaacgtgtttctttctttcttaattgatttaaaattttgatttttaactaATTCTATTAAATTGTCTTCGATAAATTCCATATTGACTCAGTGACGCACACCCGTGAcgcacaccgcacaccgcaGTGTTGAACCGAGAATGACGCCGCGCTGTGCGGCAGTACACCT
Encoded proteins:
- the LOC123666006 gene encoding histone-lysine N-methyltransferase PRDM9-like, with protein sequence MDNPAGAGIGVFSSLTLPRGVRFGPYRGADTRAPRPAYCWQIHDGNNKRSHYVDATDANNSNWMRYVNCSRHSSEQNLVAYQYRGMIYYRTIEIIPKFTELLVFYGGEFAHRLNIDIKKYNTPMGYARTLGAFNPLKLPNKEKANEVVSNEKAPEQPNPILENRPKESNELILKTSAINKFNKDSNSINKIPKNSKKIKKYELPKKIQKDSILTNSNNSLTEPHVTKNPKIHNRNEKSTLNETKPANHINLALTKTSKIQINDKPNDKQHDSDFFVPNNKYICNICNYETVRKKCLIVHLRLHDTKEKKHCCGQCQYMTNVKNSFNMHLKKHTGEKSHECHICQRKFSHMVSLKIHIQTHTGEKPYKCHICQRKFSRIADLNRHRRTHTGEKPYECHICQRKFSDITNLKPHIRTHTGEKPYECHICQRKFSQMVSLKIHTRTHTGEKPYECHICQRKFSHMVSLKTHTRTHTGEKPYECHICQRKFSDITYLKIHTRTHTGEKPYECHICQRKFSQMVSLKTHTRTHTGEKPYECHICQRKFSQMVSLKTHTRTHTGEKPYECLICPKKFTQKHGLKYHLRTHHT